In Triticum urartu cultivar G1812 chromosome 6, Tu2.1, whole genome shotgun sequence, the following proteins share a genomic window:
- the LOC125513950 gene encoding putative kinase-like protein TMKL1, producing the protein MEPAAADGASDEPVHKGRTNSILLPILAVLLAYLLYRYLRPRLRGLRLDRLPFRVPDCLRRRGNATRTTLLPYFAPIADRLGALQPYLGPIADRLGVGGPHGHGGGYGGADALVRFPGGEGLSVAAILEAPGEVVAKSSHSTLYRAAMRSGETAVLLRFVRPACAVGADEAAAAARRIGAVSHPNLVPLRAVYVGPRGEKLLVHPFYAAGSLHRFLQEGIADSQRWSLICKLSVCIAKGLDHLHTGMEKPIIHGNLKTSNILLDASYECRISDYGLYLLLNTGGAHEMLEASAAQGYKAPELVKMRDATRESDVYSLGVVLLEMLAQKEPAGDDDRAPSSRDIFLPASFKNLVLERKISDAFSSDLVRQSRKSGNEKKLNAFFELATACCSPSPSLRPNTKEILRRLEEIAK; encoded by the exons ATGGagccggcggcggcggacggggCCTCGGACGAGCCGGTGCACAAGGGGCGGACCAACTCCATCCTGCTCCCCATCCTCGCCGTGCTCCTCGCCTACCTGCTCTACCGCTACCTCCGCCCGCGCCTCCGCGGCCTGCGCCTCGACCGCCTGCCCTTCCGCGTCCCGGACTGCCTCCGCCGCCGCGGCAATGCCACCCGGACCACCCTGCTGCCATACTTCGCGCCCATCGCCGACCGCCTCGGCGCGCTGCAGCCCTACCTCGGCCCCATCGCCGACCGCCTCGGGGTCGGCGGCCCGCACGGCCACGGCGGCGGGTACGGCGGCGCCGACGCGCTCGTCAGGTTCCCCGGCGGCGAGGGCCTGTCGGTGGCCGCCATCCTCGAGGCGCCCGGGGAGGTGGTGGCCAAGTCGTCGCACAGCACGCTCTACCGCGCCGCCATGCGCTCCGGGGAGACGGCCGTGCTGCTCCGGTTCGTGCGCCCCGCGTGCGCCGTGGGCGCCGacgaggccgccgccgccgcgcgccggaTCGGCGCCGTCAGCCACCCGAACCTCGTGCCGCTCCGCGCCGTGTACGTCGGGCCCAGGGGCGAGAAGCTGCTCGTGCACCCCTTCTACGCCGCCGGCTCGCTCCACCGATTCTTGCAAG AGGGGATCGCCGACTCGCAGAGATGGAGCCTGATCTGCAAGCTCTCCGTGTGCATCGCCAAGGGGCTCGACCACCTGCACACGGGGATGGAGAAGCCGATCATCCACGGCAACCTCAAGACGAGCAACATCCTCCTCGACGCCAGCTACGAGTGCAGGATCTCGGACTACGGCCTCTACCTCCTGCTCAACACCGGCGGCGCCCACGAGATGCTGGAGGCGTCGGCGGCGCAGGGGTACAAGGCGCCGGAGCTGGTCAAGATGAGGGACGCCACCAGGGAGAGCGACGTGTACAGCCTGGGCGTGGTGCTGCTGGAGATGCTCGCGCAGAAGGAGCCCGCCGGCGACGACGACCGCGCGCCCAGCTCCCGCGACATCTTCCTGCCGGCGTCGTTCAAGAACCTGGTGCTCGAGAGGAAGATCTCCGACGCCTTCAGCTCCGACCTCGTCAGGCAGAGCAGGAAGTCGGGGAACGAGAAGAAGCTGAACGCGTTCTTCGAGCTGGCCACGGCGTGCTGCAGCCCTTCGCCGTCGCTCCGGCCCAACACCAAGGAGATACTCAGAAGGCTTGAGGAGATAgcaaaataa